The following coding sequences lie in one Eremothecium sinecaudum strain ATCC 58844 chromosome IV, complete sequence genomic window:
- the KRE9 gene encoding Kre9p (Syntenic homolog of Ashbya gossypii AEL134W; Syntenic homolog of Saccharomyces cerevisiae YJL174W (KRE9)) codes for MVSIKWLLLIGLVRSVLGDVSIVEPGYLDKFSGASGSVKMAVRWKNDNFIYPYADQINFYNVTLCRGTKYGVECRPEKLAQNVDARKLPEKDGLFSVDVAIDGNVIGDGFFTIQLASSAGLMGYTIVYSKPFQLTDMKGSWDWKGEYNPYPVEEYQITADLQGRPRTYGAEYAKTAYRFQTGLTRFPPLQTQPPTKKTATTWVAANPSTSVSYFKTPINSIIQETTMSMSGPFITQVVNHVPPPSFPTDNGAAYNPKDRIKFTPKKVNYNQLATKSA; via the coding sequence ATGGTGAGCATAAAGTGGCTACTGTTGATTGGGTTAGTAAGGTCAGTACTTGGTGATGTCTCCATAGTTGAGCCCGGTTACTTAGACAAGTTTTCGGGTGCATCAGGATCAGTAAAGATGGCAGTCAGGTGGAAAAATGACAACTTCATCTACCCATATGCTGATCAAATCAATTTTTACAATGTGACACTATGCAGAGGTACTAAGTACGGTGTCGAGTGTAGACCAGAAAAGCTAGCTCAAAATGTCGATGCTCGTAAGCTACCGGAAAAAGATGGACTCTTTTCCGTTGATGTGGCAATCGATGGAAATGTCATTGGAGATGGCTTTTTCACTATTCAGTTAGCTTCTTCTGCCGGGCTTATGGGCTACACGATTGTCTACTCAAAACCGTTTCAGTTGACGGATATGAAGGGATCATGGGACTGGAAAGGAGAGTATAATCCATACCCAGTAGAGGAATATCAAATTACAGCAGATCTACAAGGTAGACCTCGTACATATGGTGCTGAGTATGCGAAGACTGCATATAGGTTTCAGACAGGCTTAACAAGGTTTCCACCTCTACAGACACAGCCCCCAACTAAGAAAACCGCTACCACTTGGGTTGCAGCAAATCCTTCCACAAGTGTAAGTTACTTCAAAACTCCCATTAATAGTATAATCCAGGAGACTACTATGTCAATGTCGGGACCCTTTATTACACAAGTAGTGAATCACGTGCCTCCACCTTCATTCCCTACAGATAATGGAGCTGCATATAATCCTAAGGACAGGATCAAATTTACACCAAAGAAGGTTAACTATAACCAACTTGCCACGAAAAGCGCATGA
- the SWI3 gene encoding Swi3p (Syntenic homolog of Ashbya gossypii AEL135C; Syntenic homolog of Saccharomyces cerevisiae YJL176C (SWI3)) has protein sequence MGSSRDSTDSFEAVDELEDGVPRDLASGGELGGTLKEEPMETDEQLPLDKGGEQEEVKEEENKENKEEAEVEREEIKEDEERVKEENNPELIVPQTHEIVIPSYSRWFHLNRINEIEKKSLPEFFTNRIPSKTPQVYVKYRNFMVNSYRLNPNEYFTVTSARRNLCGDAGCIFRVHKFLAKWGLINYQVNAKVIPKAVEPPFTGEFSTRHDAPRGLFPFQSYKPAVQIPDMSRLKKMMTQLRDPAQVTEPANSERETNSDNSGAAPTSVKREMVPPAVSSKPPKRPKLEEMVDKDWSKDDLMKLLKAIQQHGADWPQIAKEVGNKTPEQCILRFLQLPIEDNFLETEENLGPLKYGAHLPFSKADNPVMSTIAFLIGLVDPKTVQEMTKRAITSITGEDGTPTKDTQGQAEPKQEENQQDETIGSAVKEATEVAISTIGVRSHVFANNEERQLNAIANELVTTQMKKVELKLKLLDTMEKSLEIERKTLLKQQEEVFIQKFSFAKHAIGILEKFDRLLNEDEQDPAKLKEHMESLRKTVMNPPTFSISTVTDSVPNSASNGSNQTPGTVNNEASLGPFDEPSVKPVSIDAPQLYRYWSG, from the coding sequence ATGGGAAGCAGTAGGGATTCCACAGACAGTTTTGAGGCGGTGGATGAGCTTGAAGATGGTGTACCGCGGGATCTTGCCTCCGGTGGAGAATTGGGTGGCACGTTGAAGGAGGAGCCAATGGAAACTGATGAGCAATTGCCTTTAGATAAAGGAGGTGAGCAAGAGGAAGTTAAAGAGGAAGAAAACAAGGAGAATAAGGAGGAAGCTGAGGTGGAGCGAGAGGAAATTaaagaagacgaagaacGCGTGAAAGAAGAGAACAATCCGGAACTCATAGTTCCTCAGACGCATGAAATCGTGATACCTTCTTATTCTAGATGGTTTCATCTGAATCGGATAAATGAGATAGAGAAAAAGTCCTTACCAGAATTTTTTACGAACCGTATTCCTTCTAAAACTCCTCAGGTATACGTGAAATATAGAAACTTTATGGTCAATTCGTACCGTTTAAATCCTAATGAGTATTTTACTGTGACCTCGGCACGCCGAAACCTATGTGGGGATGCAGGCTGCATTTTTAGAGTGCACAAGTTCCTCGCAAAGTGGGGCTTAATAAATTATCAGGTGAACGCAAAAGTGATTCCCAAGGCTGTTGAACCGCCATTTACAGGCGAGTTTTCCACCCGCCATGATGCTCCTCGTGGACTTTTTCCGTTTCAGTCTTACAAACCTGCTGTGCAGATTCCTGATATGTCGCGCCTGAAGAAAATGATGACGCAGTTGAGAGACCCAGCTCAAGTTACAGAACCAGCAAATTCTGAACGGGAGACTAATTCTGATAATTCTGGAGCAGCTCCTACAAGCGTTAAGCGCGAAATGGTGCCGCCTGCAGTATCAAGCAAACCTCCTAAGAGACCAAAACTAGAAGAAATGGTAGATAAGGATTGGAGTAAGGATGATCTAATGAAGTTGCTCAAGGCTATCCAACAGCATGGTGCAGATTGGCCCCAGATTGCAAAAGAAGTGGGTAACAAAACACCTGAGCAGTGTATCCTCCGGTTTTTGCAACTCCCAATTGAAGATAATTTCTTAGAGACAGAAGAAAATCTAGGCCCACTAAAATACGGTGCCCATCTTCCCTTTAGCAAGGCAGATAACCCTGTTATGAGCACAATAGCTTTTTTGATTGGGTTAGTGGATCCAAAAACAGTGCAGGAAATGACCAAACGGGCAATCACATCGATCACTGGTGAAGATGGAACCCCTACTAAAGACACACAAGGACAAGCTGAGCCAAAGCAGGAAGAAAACCAGCAGGATGAAACAATTGGAAGTGCTGTCAAAGAGGCTACTGAAGTTGCTATTTCCACTATCGGCGTCAGGTCGCATGTGTTTGCCAATAACGAAGAAAGACAATTGAATGCCATAGCCAACGAACTTGTTACTACGCAGATGAAAAAGGTTGAATTAAAACTAAAGCTATTAGATACAATGGAGAAATCCCTGGAAATAGAACGTAAGACATTATTAAAACAGCAGGAAGAGGTTTTTATACAGAAATTTTCATTTGCCAAACACGCAATTGGTATATTGGAGAAATTCGACAGGTTATTaaatgaagatgaacaAGATCCCGCTAAACTGAAGGAACATATGGAGTCGCTGCGCAAGACTGTGATGAATCCTCCGACATTTTCCATTAGCACTGTAACCGATTCTGTACCGAACTCTGCTTCTAACGGCTCTAATCAAACGCCAGGCACGGTTAATAATGAGGCAAGTCTGGGACCCTTTGATGAACCAAGTGTTAAGCCTGTTTCTATTGATGCTCCCCAGTTATATCGTTACTGGTCAGGTTAA